One genomic region from Candidatus Poribacteria bacterium encodes:
- a CDS encoding phytanoyl-CoA dioxygenase family protein, translating into MKHDEVNRTFDCEPTLTDTQVLQYCRDGYLQLQGVVPDEINQRTCDYLNGDLPINPCFIPQGITHADLERMRDTHEPSSIMLEDWYIEHVLLNRELAGALRSLLGKNVGLPVLVNNHRVECPMPPQGWHHDADHVFGPETNFVEVFYFPQDTPLEMGPTELMPGSHIRSTSRDIAEKGVSSEGPAGSFVIHSQSILHRRGESTAEGLRHMLKYSYWRTVPPTRDWKQEPDFDFQMAEYGGHGVARYVAHMLYWLCGKGDEFRLIGGQAWPWSSVNQIGPSYGFGHTEGYLPNWRKDNPDDYATP; encoded by the coding sequence ATGAAACACGACGAAGTAAACCGCACCTTTGACTGTGAACCAACGCTCACCGATACACAAGTGCTGCAGTATTGCCGAGACGGCTACCTGCAACTCCAAGGCGTTGTTCCTGATGAGATTAATCAGCGGACGTGTGATTATCTCAACGGCGACTTACCGATAAATCCGTGCTTTATTCCGCAGGGCATAACACACGCCGATTTAGAACGCATGCGGGATACACATGAACCGAGTTCCATTATGTTAGAGGATTGGTATATCGAGCATGTGCTGTTGAATCGGGAACTCGCTGGTGCATTGCGCTCATTACTCGGTAAGAACGTCGGGTTGCCTGTGCTGGTGAACAACCACCGTGTTGAATGCCCGATGCCCCCGCAGGGATGGCACCACGATGCTGACCACGTCTTTGGACCTGAAACTAACTTTGTTGAGGTCTTCTACTTTCCGCAGGATACACCTTTGGAAATGGGACCGACAGAACTCATGCCCGGTTCACATATCCGCTCCACAAGCCGGGATATAGCAGAGAAAGGTGTTTCAAGCGAAGGACCCGCAGGTTCTTTCGTTATTCATTCGCAGAGCATCCTCCATCGGCGCGGTGAATCCACTGCAGAAGGGCTACGTCACATGCTGAAATATAGCTACTGGCGGACAGTGCCACCAACACGGGATTGGAAGCAAGAACCCGATTTCGATTTCCAGATGGCAGAGTATGGCGGGCACGGTGTGGCGAGATACGTGGCACACATGCTCTATTGGCTCTGCGGCAAAGGTGATGAATTCCGTCTCATCGGTGGGCAAGCGTGGCCCTGGTCAAGCGTGAACCAAATTGGTCCATCTTACGGTTTCGGGCATACGGAGGGGTATCTCCCGAATTGGCGGAAGGATAATCCAGACGATTACGCGACACCATAG
- the mutS gene encoding DNA mismatch repair protein MutS — protein MARSKQSDLSLMELYKHVKKQHEDAILLCRVGDFYEAFFEDAELIARLLEIALTARSHKNQKSPPPPMAGIPHHALDSYLYKLVKAGHKVAILEQTEDAQLARDENRLVKRDVVRIVTPGTVTDPKVLEHKVNNYIISIYLDKGTYGVAVADLSTGEFQVTELTDPSRLWAEIHRFSPKECLFAETFEDEDMFDRLKTELKATLNDLPDWRFELDTARTELLQHFQTISLDGFGCEHLPTAISAAGALIYYLNETQKQEVEHIVSLHTYTLSDFMVLDADTQRNLELTASIRDGSTKGTLLEVLDQTVTAIGGRKMRQCLLQPLLDEKEIEERLGAVDELKTQINLQEELREALGQMYDIERLISRISLGSVNGRDLHSLKDSLRLIPDVKVQLQNCGSSMLVSLNDTLNPLPELVELIERGIHPDPPATIREGGVIRDGHSEELDELRQIVGQGKEWIAAMEAEERKSSGIQSLKIGFNQVFGYYIDVTKPNLSMVPDHYIRKQTLRNSERFITPELKEQEAKVLNAEDRIQTLEYELFCQIRDEVSKFTEAIQKIAAALAMIDVLANFAYIASKYNYVKPTVAAVDEIVIRDGRHPVVEQLFTQEGFVPNDTLLNCDDEQLHIITGPNMSGKSTYLRQTALIVLMAQVGCFVPAAAAKIGLVDRIFTRVGASDNLVMGQSTFLVEMNETANILNNATHNSLVIFDEVGRGTSTFDGLSIAWAVSEYLLDEKRMGAKTLFATHYHELVELASKYKRAKNYNVAVHEDGQKVTFLRKVVPGGADQSYGIHVARLAGLPQVVITRAQQILEVLEQHNLSVEADGATGQQPKAHPTMPKPRRRVSRKTMQSDSLQMALFTPKTHPLVEEIRRLELTQVTPLDAVNILYDLKAKAEESEG, from the coding sequence ATGGCACGTTCAAAACAGTCCGACCTGTCATTAATGGAGCTTTATAAACACGTAAAAAAACAGCATGAAGATGCCATTCTCCTTTGCCGCGTCGGCGATTTCTATGAAGCCTTTTTTGAGGACGCAGAACTGATTGCCCGCCTGCTTGAGATCGCCTTGACAGCGAGAAGTCATAAGAACCAAAAATCCCCGCCGCCACCGATGGCAGGCATCCCACACCACGCACTTGATTCCTATCTCTACAAACTGGTCAAAGCCGGACATAAAGTCGCCATTTTAGAACAGACCGAGGACGCACAACTCGCACGAGACGAGAATCGACTCGTCAAACGCGATGTCGTCAGGATTGTTACACCGGGCACCGTGACCGATCCGAAGGTGCTTGAGCATAAGGTGAACAACTACATCATCTCAATTTATCTTGACAAAGGCACCTACGGTGTTGCCGTTGCCGATCTCTCCACAGGCGAATTTCAGGTGACTGAACTCACGGATCCCTCACGCCTCTGGGCAGAGATCCATCGATTTTCTCCGAAAGAGTGCCTCTTTGCTGAGACTTTTGAAGATGAAGATATGTTTGACCGCCTCAAAACTGAGCTCAAAGCGACGCTTAATGACTTACCCGACTGGCGATTTGAATTGGATACCGCTCGAACGGAACTCCTGCAACATTTCCAAACGATTTCATTGGACGGATTCGGGTGTGAACACCTCCCCACGGCTATTTCTGCCGCGGGTGCGCTCATCTATTACCTCAACGAAACACAGAAACAGGAAGTCGAACACATCGTCTCGCTTCACACCTACACGCTCTCGGATTTTATGGTGCTGGATGCCGATACACAACGTAACCTTGAATTGACAGCCTCTATCCGCGACGGCTCTACAAAAGGCACACTCCTTGAAGTATTGGATCAGACGGTAACTGCGATTGGAGGCAGGAAGATGCGTCAGTGCCTCTTGCAACCCTTGCTCGATGAAAAAGAGATTGAGGAACGCCTCGGTGCGGTTGACGAACTCAAGACGCAAATCAACCTGCAGGAGGAATTGCGGGAGGCACTTGGGCAGATGTACGATATTGAGCGACTCATTTCGCGTATCAGTCTTGGCTCTGTAAATGGGCGCGATCTCCACTCACTCAAGGACTCCCTCCGACTGATCCCGGATGTCAAGGTACAACTCCAAAACTGCGGTAGTTCTATGTTGGTATCCCTCAATGACACCTTGAACCCTCTCCCGGAGTTAGTCGAGTTGATTGAACGTGGAATCCATCCTGACCCACCCGCAACGATTCGTGAAGGCGGTGTTATCCGCGATGGCCATAGCGAGGAACTTGATGAACTTCGTCAAATTGTCGGACAGGGAAAGGAGTGGATCGCTGCTATGGAAGCGGAAGAGCGTAAAAGCAGCGGTATCCAATCCTTGAAGATCGGATTCAATCAGGTCTTCGGCTATTACATTGATGTGACGAAACCGAACCTGAGTATGGTGCCTGACCACTATATCCGTAAACAGACGCTGCGGAATTCCGAACGGTTCATCACGCCTGAACTCAAGGAGCAAGAGGCGAAGGTCCTCAACGCCGAGGATCGGATACAAACCTTAGAATATGAACTCTTCTGTCAGATTCGGGATGAGGTATCAAAATTTACGGAGGCTATCCAAAAAATCGCGGCGGCACTTGCGATGATTGATGTACTTGCCAATTTTGCATACATCGCATCGAAATACAATTATGTAAAGCCGACTGTGGCAGCTGTGGACGAAATCGTTATCCGAGATGGCAGACACCCGGTTGTCGAGCAACTATTTACACAAGAGGGTTTTGTTCCGAACGATACGCTCCTGAATTGCGATGACGAACAATTGCATATCATCACGGGACCGAATATGAGCGGTAAAAGCACCTATTTGCGGCAAACGGCACTCATCGTCTTGATGGCACAGGTTGGCTGTTTCGTGCCTGCCGCCGCCGCGAAAATCGGCTTGGTGGATCGCATTTTCACACGCGTCGGTGCGTCAGACAACCTCGTAATGGGGCAGAGTACTTTCCTTGTTGAGATGAACGAAACAGCGAATATCCTCAACAATGCGACCCACAACAGTCTCGTTATCTTTGATGAGGTCGGACGTGGGACCAGCACGTTTGATGGGCTTAGCATCGCATGGGCGGTTTCGGAGTATCTCCTTGATGAAAAACGGATGGGTGCGAAGACACTCTTCGCAACACACTATCACGAGTTGGTGGAACTCGCCAGCAAATACAAACGCGCCAAGAACTACAACGTCGCTGTCCATGAAGATGGGCAGAAGGTAACATTTCTCCGAAAAGTTGTCCCCGGTGGCGCAGACCAGAGTTACGGTATCCATGTCGCTCGCCTCGCTGGGCTACCCCAAGTCGTGATTACACGCGCACAGCAAATACTTGAGGTGCTTGAACAACACAACCTCAGTGTTGAAGCAGACGGGGCAACCGGACAACAACCGAAAGCGCATCCAACAATGCCAAAACCCCGCCGCCGGGTCTCACGGAAAACGATGCAGAGCGATTCACTGCAGATGGCACTCTTTACACCGAAGACGCACCCGCTCGTTGAAGAGATCCGACGCTTGGAACTCACGCAGGTGACACCCTTAGATGCAGTAAATATTCTCTATGATCTGAAAGCAAAAGCGGAGGAATCTGAGGGTTAG
- a CDS encoding Gfo/Idh/MocA family oxidoreductase, protein MANTLRFGVVGLGMGMNRSNVIHETDGAELVAVADLVEERRKTAEERFGCESHEDALEMFDRDDIDVGMIMTPSGLHGKFGEEAARRGKHVITTKPMDVSVENCNSLIKTCEDNDVKLLVDFGERYGTHNRRIQHVLETGGLGRPLLCELRMKWKRPDSYYVGWHGTWELDGGGSIMNQGVHYIDLMLWFMGPVKRVIGAHFDVYDHENCETEDMTSAILEFENGALGHVLTTTTFPGSSVSMIHIHGEKGIVGLGPEMWQFVDDDEPEIELPPYPGSVIEDALRVINDGASPAVDGYEGRRSVALNMAIYECARTGKAVELS, encoded by the coding sequence ATGGCTAATACTCTACGTTTTGGCGTTGTCGGTTTAGGTATGGGCATGAACCGCTCGAATGTGATTCACGAAACGGACGGTGCCGAACTCGTTGCTGTAGCGGACCTCGTCGAAGAACGACGCAAAACAGCTGAAGAACGTTTCGGCTGCGAAAGCCACGAGGATGCGCTTGAGATGTTCGATCGCGACGACATCGACGTGGGAATGATTATGACCCCAAGCGGTCTCCACGGAAAATTTGGAGAAGAAGCGGCACGCCGCGGCAAACATGTTATCACTACAAAACCGATGGATGTCAGCGTTGAAAATTGCAACTCCCTTATTAAAACATGCGAAGACAACGATGTCAAATTGCTTGTTGATTTCGGAGAACGCTACGGCACCCACAATCGCCGAATCCAGCACGTACTGGAAACAGGTGGTCTCGGTAGACCGTTACTGTGTGAACTCCGTATGAAATGGAAACGTCCAGATAGTTACTACGTCGGTTGGCATGGTACATGGGAACTCGATGGTGGAGGCTCTATCATGAACCAAGGCGTACATTACATCGATCTGATGCTCTGGTTCATGGGTCCCGTCAAACGCGTCATCGGTGCCCACTTTGATGTCTACGATCACGAAAATTGCGAAACCGAGGACATGACCTCGGCGATTCTTGAATTTGAAAACGGTGCGCTGGGACACGTTCTGACGACGACAACATTCCCCGGTAGTAGCGTCTCAATGATCCACATCCACGGCGAAAAAGGGATCGTCGGTCTCGGACCGGAGATGTGGCAGTTCGTCGATGATGATGAACCCGAAATTGAACTCCCGCCTTATCCGGGCAGTGTGATTGAGGATGCACTCCGTGTCATCAACGATGGCGCATCACCAGCAGTCGATGGCTATGAGGGCAGACGCTCTGTCGCGCTCAACATGGCTATCTACGAATGTGCACGTACCGGCAAAGCCGTTGAGTTATCGTAG
- a CDS encoding CRTAC1 family protein has translation MRYKKLTLPTIGFTFLLFILHAVSQSNDPQNAELRFTDITAELGIEFQHTNGERGEKYFIEPIGSGVALFDFDNDGDLDLYFVNGSTLPKVDTPIPPTNVLYRNDGGVFTDVTNEASVGDTGYGLGCCVGDYNNDGFTDLYVTNYGANVLYRNNGDGTFTDVADIAGIAGDQFSSGCAFVDLDADGYLDLYVVNYVQFDPATNPECTRLGVRTYCTPEALLGAADVLYRNNRDGTFTDISEKAGVGATSGKGLGVVCGDIDNDGDVDIFVANDTTPNFLYRNERDNLKMTEDALFAGVALSEEGRAYSGMGANLGDFDNDGYLDIVITNFQDQTNSLYHNAQSGFFNEVSFAKGIGERSLPYLAWGVDFIDFNNDGWLDLFVANGHLDDNIAEIDPIGTYTQPNQLFLNNRGVNFSEMPDATIAQRKVSRGTAFGDIDNDGDVDVVVSNLKDSPTVLRNDGGNASRWLNVKLIGTHCNRDAIGARVTVVSGDLTQIREVKSGSGYISQNDLRLHFGLADAARVDTLTVRWLCGKVQTLQNVETNQVLVISEK, from the coding sequence ATGCGTTACAAAAAATTGACACTACCCACAATCGGCTTTACTTTTCTTTTGTTTATCCTACACGCCGTTTCACAATCCAATGATCCACAAAATGCTGAGCTTCGTTTCACCGACATAACAGCGGAACTCGGTATTGAATTTCAGCATACTAATGGCGAGCGTGGCGAAAAATACTTTATAGAACCGATCGGAAGTGGTGTTGCCCTCTTCGATTTTGACAATGATGGGGATTTGGATCTCTACTTTGTCAACGGCAGCACTTTGCCAAAGGTAGACACGCCAATACCGCCAACAAACGTCTTGTATCGCAATGATGGGGGTGTTTTCACCGATGTAACGAATGAAGCGTCTGTCGGTGATACGGGTTACGGTCTGGGATGCTGCGTTGGGGATTACAACAACGATGGTTTTACCGATCTCTACGTGACGAATTACGGCGCAAATGTGCTTTATCGAAACAATGGGGATGGCACTTTTACGGATGTTGCTGACATTGCCGGGATTGCTGGTGATCAATTCAGCAGCGGTTGTGCTTTTGTAGACCTTGATGCTGATGGTTATCTGGATCTCTATGTCGTCAACTACGTCCAGTTCGATCCGGCTACAAATCCGGAGTGCACTCGACTGGGGGTTCGGACGTATTGCACACCAGAGGCGTTACTGGGGGCGGCGGATGTGCTCTACCGTAACAACAGAGATGGCACTTTCACGGATATATCGGAAAAGGCAGGAGTGGGCGCGACGAGTGGAAAAGGTTTAGGGGTTGTTTGCGGTGATATAGATAACGATGGCGATGTGGACATCTTTGTTGCGAACGATACGACCCCAAATTTTCTCTACCGCAACGAACGCGACAACCTTAAAATGACGGAGGACGCGCTTTTCGCTGGCGTTGCGCTCAGTGAGGAAGGGCGTGCCTATAGCGGGATGGGCGCGAATCTCGGTGATTTTGATAACGATGGCTATCTCGATATCGTGATTACGAATTTTCAGGATCAGACGAATAGCCTCTATCACAATGCACAGAGCGGATTTTTCAACGAGGTAAGTTTCGCCAAAGGAATCGGTGAGAGGAGTCTTCCGTATTTGGCATGGGGTGTCGATTTCATCGATTTTAACAATGACGGTTGGTTAGATCTGTTTGTTGCCAATGGGCACTTGGATGACAATATCGCTGAGATTGATCCGATTGGTACATACACACAACCGAACCAACTTTTTCTCAATAACCGAGGCGTTAATTTTTCGGAGATGCCTGACGCGACGATAGCACAGCGGAAGGTAAGTCGAGGCACCGCATTTGGTGATATAGATAACGATGGCGATGTGGATGTTGTTGTCTCCAATCTCAAAGATTCGCCGACCGTTCTGCGAAACGACGGTGGTAATGCCTCCCGGTGGTTGAACGTCAAACTTATTGGTACGCATTGCAATCGAGATGCGATTGGGGCGCGGGTAACGGTCGTATCTGGAGACTTGACCCAGATTCGCGAGGTCAAAAGCGGTTCAGGTTACATCAGTCAGAACGATCTCCGTTTACACTTCGGGTTAGCGGACGCAGCGCGGGTTGATACGCTAACAGTGCGATGGCTCTGTGGCAAAGTCCAAACCTTACAAAACGTTGAAACGAATCAGGTGCTTGTTATTTCGGAAAAATAG
- the mtaB gene encoding tRNA (N(6)-L-threonylcarbamoyladenosine(37)-C(2))-methylthiotransferase MtaB: MPIIKNMKNAKLITMGCKVNQYDTQSMRETLRRNGYTVLDDETQQQQTDLYLINTCTVTNTADQKARQVIRRAIRQQPNAKVLVTGCYAESDREAIEKIPGVTVVFGNREKADFQDYLDILHTETSLSAVEETTHTPNSLLDIEPVQHDAIREHARFSKGVSEAGKRTRALIKVQDGCSAFCTYCIIPYVRGRMTSRPLNDIADEAHRIADSGIKEVVITGVHLGAYGQDTDRDKDIADILQHIHDIEGIERIRFSSIEPMYFPDTLGERMAALPKCMPHFHLPLQTGSDDVLRQMRRRYTTAQFAHLVENLRRVFSDEVGITTDIMVGFPGETDEHFEESCQFVEDIGFSQLHVFRYSPRKGTPAATYPDQVSPHVSAARSQAMIALGERLNTAFRQRMLGKQKEVLIEASREGENNHLAGFTDNYLRVLIDAPESAINQIQRVTLNALDGACIAAA, from the coding sequence ATGCCCATAATTAAAAATATGAAAAATGCAAAACTGATCACGATGGGCTGTAAGGTCAATCAATACGATACGCAATCTATGCGCGAGACCCTTCGACGTAATGGATACACCGTACTTGATGATGAGACTCAGCAGCAACAGACTGATCTTTACCTCATTAATACATGCACCGTAACAAACACCGCTGATCAGAAGGCGCGGCAAGTTATTCGGAGAGCAATTCGACAGCAGCCGAATGCAAAAGTGCTCGTTACAGGTTGCTATGCTGAAAGCGACCGCGAGGCGATCGAAAAAATACCGGGTGTGACGGTCGTTTTCGGCAATCGGGAAAAGGCTGATTTTCAGGATTACCTCGATATACTACACACCGAAACGTCCCTTTCAGCAGTAGAAGAGACAACTCACACGCCGAATTCACTCCTCGATATAGAACCGGTTCAGCACGATGCGATCCGTGAACACGCACGCTTTAGCAAAGGCGTTAGCGAGGCTGGTAAACGCACGCGCGCGCTCATTAAGGTGCAAGACGGCTGCAGTGCCTTCTGTACTTATTGTATTATCCCTTATGTGCGAGGCAGGATGACAAGCCGCCCGCTTAACGACATTGCCGATGAAGCACACCGTATCGCTGACAGCGGTATCAAAGAGGTCGTCATCACCGGTGTGCATCTGGGTGCCTACGGACAAGACACGGACAGAGACAAGGATATCGCTGATATTTTACAACATATCCACGACATTGAAGGCATCGAACGCATCCGTTTCAGCTCCATTGAACCCATGTATTTTCCAGATACCCTCGGCGAACGGATGGCAGCACTTCCGAAATGCATGCCCCACTTCCATCTACCATTGCAAACCGGTTCCGATGATGTGTTGCGACAAATGCGTCGGCGTTATACCACAGCACAATTCGCGCATCTCGTTGAAAACTTACGACGTGTCTTTAGCGATGAGGTCGGGATTACCACCGATATTATGGTCGGATTCCCCGGTGAAACGGATGAACACTTTGAGGAATCATGCCAATTCGTTGAAGATATTGGATTCAGTCAACTGCATGTATTCCGCTATTCCCCTCGAAAAGGCACACCCGCGGCGACCTATCCGGATCAAGTGTCCCCGCATGTCTCTGCGGCACGCAGTCAAGCGATGATCGCACTCGGCGAACGCCTCAATACAGCGTTTCGACAACGGATGCTTGGAAAACAGAAAGAGGTCCTCATTGAGGCAAGCAGGGAAGGTGAAAACAACCACCTCGCCGGTTTCACGGATAACTACCTCCGTGTCCTCATAGATGCGCCAGAGAGTGCAATCAATCAGATCCAGCGCGTCACCCTCAATGCGTTAGACGGGGCTTGCATCGCTGCCGCCTAA
- a CDS encoding toxin-antitoxin system HicB family antitoxin, translated as MEKNNHDDFDGFMVNIFLDEDADYLAHLVELPNVSAFGPTPAEALRELKTAWELMKECYREDGEPIPKPPSRNGYEGPFNIPVDEQLYRALTDEAQKAGMSLYAFAAQKLKSTESVVRKK; from the coding sequence ATGGAGAAAAATAACCACGACGATTTTGATGGCTTCATGGTTAATATATTTCTTGACGAAGATGCGGACTATCTCGCGCACCTTGTCGAACTCCCTAATGTCTCGGCTTTCGGACCGACTCCTGCTGAGGCATTGCGTGAATTGAAAACGGCGTGGGAATTGATGAAGGAATGCTACCGGGAGGACGGTGAACCCATTCCGAAACCACCTTCGCGGAATGGATACGAGGGACCGTTCAATATTCCTGTTGATGAACAACTTTATCGTGCCTTGACAGATGAAGCCCAGAAGGCGGGGATGAGCCTTTACGCGTTTGCAGCACAGAAGTTGAAGTCAACGGAGTCCGTTGTCCGAAAAAAATGA